acacctccctctgcaactggatcctggacttcctgacgggccgcccccaggtggtaagggtaggtaacaacacatctgccacactgatcctcaacacgggggcccctcaggggtgcgtgctcagtccccctcctgtactctctgttcacccatgactgcatggccaggcacgactccaacaccatcataaagtttgccgacgacacaacagtggtaggcctgatcaccgacaacgatgagacagcctatagggaggaggtcagagatctggccgtgtggtgccaggacaacaacctctccctcaacgtgaccaagacaaaggagatgattgtggactacaggaaaaaaaagaggactgagcacgcccccattctcatcgacggggctgtagtggaacaggttgagagcttcaagttccttggtgtccacatcaccaactaactatcatggtccaaacacaccaagacagtcgtgaagagggcacgacaaagcctattccccctcaggagactaaaaagatttggcatgggtcctcagatcctcaaaaaattctacagctgcaccatcgagagcatcctgactggttgcatcaccgcctggtatggcaactgcttggcctctgaccgcaaggcactacagagggtagtgcgtacggcccagtacatcactggggcaaagctccctgccatccaggacctctataccaggcggtgtcagaggaaggccctcaaaattgtcaaagactccagccaccctagtcatagactgttctctctgctaccgcacggcaagcggtaccggagtgccaagtctaggtccaaaagacttctcaacagcttctacccccaagccataagactcctgaacagctaatcatggctacccggactatttgcaccccatcctttttacgctgctgctactctgttaagtatttatgcatagtcactttaactctacccacatgtacatattacctcaactacctcaactagccggtgcccccgcacattgactctgcaacggtacccccctgtatatatagcctccctactgtcactttattttactgtatatatagcctccctactgtcactttattttacttctgctctttttttctcaacactttttttgttgttgttttattcttactttttttgtttaaaataaatgcactgttggttaagggctgtaagtaagcatttcactgcaatgtctgcacctgttgtattcggcgcatgtgaccaataaaatttgatttgatttgatttgattagaaacaaaacacaaaacatTAAAATGGTCTTCAGTCAAGTCCAATGACATGATATAACGTTCTAGTAATATACACATCCTCAGAAATGATGCATGTAACAGTGCAGGGACTGCCTTCAACTGGCTTTCGCCAAACAAtggacctctttttgttcctataccagatttgaattgacgcaacttaacagaagcaacactgattgacaataaatttcacatgctgttgtgcaaatggaatagacaacaggtggaaattataggcaattggcaagacacccccaataaagaagtggttctgcaggtggtgaccacagaccacttctcagttcctatgcttcctggctgatgttttggtcacttttgaatgctggcggtgctttcactctagtggtagcatgagacggagtctacaacccacacaagtggctcaggtagtgcagctcatccaggatggcacatcaatgcgagctgtggcaagaaggtttgctgtgtctgtcagcgtagtgtccagagcatggaggcgctaccaggagacaggccagtacatcaggagacgtggaggaggccgtaggagggcaacaacccagcagcaggaccgctacctccgcctttgtgcaaggaggagcaggaggagcactgccagagccctacaaaatgacctccagcaggccacaaatgtgcatgtgtctgctcaaacagtcagaaacagactccatgagggtggtatgagggcccgacgtccacaggtgggggttgtgcttacagcccaacacagtgcaggacgtttggcatttgccagagaacaccaagattggcaaattcgccactggtgaactgtgctcttcacagatgaaagctggttcacactgagcacatgtgacagatgtgacagagtctggagacgccgtggagaacgttctgctgcctgcaacatcctccagcatgaccggtttggcggtgggtcagtcatggtgtggggtggcatttctttggggggccgcacagccctccatgtgctcgccagaggtagcctgactgccattaggtaccgagatgagatcctcagaccccttgtgagaccatatgctggtgcggttggccctgggttcctcctaatgcaagacaatgctagacctcatgtggctggagtgtgtcagcagttcctgcaagaggaaggcattgatgctatggacttgcccgcccgttccccagacctgaatccaattgagcacatctgggacatcatgtctcgctccatccaccaacgccacgttgcaccacagactgtccaggtgttggcggatgctttagtccaggtctgggaggagatccctcaggagaccatccgccacctcatcaggagcatgcccaggcgttgtagggaggtcatacaggcacatggaggccacacacactactgagcctcattttgacttgttttaaggacattacatcaaagttggatcagcctgtagtgtggttttccactttaattttgagggtgactccaaatccagacctccatgggttgatacatttgatttccattgataatttttgtgtgattttgttgtcagcacattcaactatgtaaagaaaaaagtatttaataagattatttcattcattcagatctaggatgtgttgtttaagtgttccctttatttttttgagcagtatatatatatatatatatatatttaaaacattTAGAAAAGCCTGCACTCATCGGGGAACAAACatgtacttaaaaaaaaaaaaacatattaaaTGCCAATTTCTGAGAATGAGGGAAGGGACTGACTTTCACACTCTCTCCTCCAACACAATGAGGAGGCGGTGCTATTGATTCAATAGGTTACACGTCACCACTTGTTTTcggcacatttttacatttacattttagtcatttagcagacgctcttatccagagcgacttacagttagtgaatatatattattttttttatactggccccacgtgggaatcgaacccaactgacatcaactgagctacatccctgccggccattccctcccctaccctggacgacgctgggccaattgtgcgcagccccatgggtctcccggtcgcggctggctacgacagagcctggattcgaactgtgatgcagtgccttagaccactgcgccactcggtagaCACATTTCTCACATTTCAAATTTATATaaacctttctgtctgtctctctgacatttgcaacattgtttcaatattcaaattagatctccagctgtcccatactAATGCACGTGTCGGGAgtcaggacgagacagacaggcagcgtttctcagccagtcgaaattaTGAATCAGCTgccatcatttttatggatatatacagtgcattcagaaagtattcagaccccttgatttgttccacattttgttacagccttattctaaaattgattaaattgtttttttcctcatcaatctactacacacaataccccataatgacaaagcaaaaactggtttttagaaatgtttgcaaatatatatataaaaaaacaacagaaatatcacatttgatgaagatatattggcacgggtcaTCAATATATCAAACCGTGACAATATATCTTCatcaaatgtgatatttcagttttttattttgaatacatttgcaaacatttctaaaaacctgtttttgctttgtcattacggggctTCTCGGCATTATCACTTAATCATGTTCTAGTAATATACACATCCATAGAAATGATGCCTGTAACAGTGCAGGGACTGGCTTCAACTGGCTTTGCAATAAAGAGGAGGATGTGTTCAACAGCAAGGTAGGAGAGAAGGAGGTGTACTACATTTGGGCATTGAATACATTTATACAACAATTGCATTAATTGACTGATTTATAGATTTTATTTGCCagttaaaaacacacacacagtacatactgTAGATTTTAAGAAACGTGATATCACAAAATGtaagacttatttccattgtagtCCCTAATGTGCATTGTGCAAAAACGTTCCATTCCATAGATATAGATCCATTATATAcatacagacacatgcacatacagtaccttcagatacaagtattcacacccgtttactttttccacattttgttttgttacagcctgaattaaaattgtgttacagcctgattaaattgagattttgtgtcgctgatctacacacaataccccgtaatgtcaaagtggaatttagtTTAGACATTTtgacaaattaatttaaaatgaaatgctgaaatgtcttgagtcaataagtattcaacccctttgttatggcaagcctaaataagttcaggagtaaaaatgcataacaaatcacataataagttgcatggactcactcggtgttcaataatagttgttaacatgatttttgaatgactaccccgtcgctgtaccccacacatacatataattgtaaggtccctcaatcgagtagtgaatttcaagcacaggttcaaccacaaagaccagggaggtttttcaatgcctcgcaaagaagggcacagaTTGGTAGATctgtccattttttattttttaaaacagaAGCTGAATATCCCTATGactatggtgaagttattaattaggctttggatggtgtttaaatacacccagtcactacaaaggtacaggtgtccttcctaactcagttgccagagaagaaggaaactgctcagggatttcaccatgaggcagaTGGTTGATTtcaaaacagagtttaatggttgtgatatgagagaactgaggatggataaacaacattgcagttactcctcaatactaacctaaatgacagagtgaaaagaaggaagcctgtacagaagaaaaaaatattccaaaacatgcatcctgtttgcaacaaggcacttaagtaatccagcaaaaaatgtggcaaagaactGAACttcttgtcctgaatacaaagcattatgtttggggaaaatccaacacaacacatcactgagtaccacgctccatattttcaagcatggtagtggctgcatcatgttatgggtatgcttgtcatcggcaaggactagggatttttttttggggggggtgaaaaCTTATGGAATACAGCTAAGCACATATTTATGTGAAGAAtatttatctaatcaagatatatcagtgttttatttttcatttgtaatacatttttgaatttttctaccactttgacagagtatttttcTTTTGTAAATCGTTgaccaaaaatgacaattaaatccattttaatcccactttgtaacacaacaaaatgtggaaaaagtcaaggggtgtgaatactttctgaaggcacagacATTAACATTTGTTCGATCATTagccagcttttgacattattttaAATTGAAATTATGGTCAGTACGGCTATACAGTATATAGCACATTATTTTAAATTCTTTGTTCAGAGGAATAAAGGAGATACAACATAACAGTATTGTAAACCCACAGGCCATTCTGTTCTCAAGTATACTTCCTTAGCTTAGAACCTAAGTCTGACCACAAAGTTTTCTataacccctctccctcccacccagTGGGACATATACTTTCTGAAAGACAATGCTTAGATGTAATGTAGGCTATTTGACTATTTGAGAGAAATGGTTGAGGTTGGAGATTGAAGTCTAAGCCCAAGATAAAGGGGTTCAGTGAATGTGGTGTGGAAGGTGTACAGGTGGGTCAGTTTGTCAGACTCTGAGGAGATTTTGTTGAAGGACAGGAGGCCGGCCGGCCTGTCCAGAAACACCCCAATTCTATAGGACTCATCTGATTTGATTTCAGGGAGCCGTAAGTTGTGAATAATTTTTTCGTGCTGGGCATAGAACTTATCCTTTGAGGCGTACAAAGCCCAAGAAAGAGCATTCCGTCCTAGCGTTACATTGTCTCCGGCCCCGTTCCTCTTTAATCGCTTGTAGGCCATGCCTATATGTACGTCATGCAGACACTCAATCTCCAGGTAATGCCGCCCGCCGAGGTCCTCCTTGCTCAGCACCTGGTTGCATTCATCGAACCGCTCTTGGGTGCTGGGATAGTCTCGCGCCTTCCTCTGGCGCGTCACTTTCCTGTTCCCCTCGGACAGGGACAGGAAACGATTTGCTGTGCTGGGGTCTAGTGTGAGCTCACTGGCATCTGAAATGTGCAGATTAGAAGTTTCAGTTACCTGCTACACAAGCTTTGCTGTCACActtacatgtggtcctctgtagctcagctggtagagcacggcgcttgtaacgccaaggtagtgggttcgatcccgggaccacccatacacaaacaaaaatgtatgcacgcatgactgtaagtcgctttggataaaagcatctgctaaatggcatattattattatattattatttacatttacatttttgtcatttagcagacgctcttatccagagcgacttacagttagtgagtgcatacatttttatttttatactggcctcccgtgggaatcgaacccacaaccatggcgttgcaagcgccatgctctaccaactgagctacacagggccactGACACTATTATAAATTGGTACATGGTCCTCCTATATGTCAAATATTCTACAGAGACCACTGTCAATCACTGTGTTCGTAAAGGTGAGAATGGCAAATGGATATTTACTCACATTTCTTCAGACCTGGTTTATTCCTGCTCTCTCCTGTATGGTCCATGCTGAAAGACACAAAATAAAGAGGAATGAAAGAAAGCCTGGAAATGCTcatcctacatttacattttagtcatttagcagacgctcttatccagagcgacttacagttagtgagtgcatacattttcatacattctCTTCTATCGTAGAGAAACAGTGCCTCCTGTGCACGACTTTCAGTAAAGTACTCTTCTTTTTTATAAAAAGGTTTGTTGGCTCATAAAGAATCTCCTTCTTCCTCATATACACTAACCTGATCCATAGGAGTCCTGGAGTGCAGTTAAACTTGCATTGTACAATCAAGACCCTCAAAACCATGTTGAAATGTTACTTCCATGGTCTGAAACTTAAAACCTTCACCTGTTTTAATTATTGTCATTCATGAGGTTTGGAAAGGAAGCTTGTTTCAAATATCAGTCGAACTTGAACACTTTTAAGCAAAATAAACATTTATGAAATCTCTGATAAAAAAATGTGTGACCAACTAGATCAAGACGGAAATGTACATGTTGGAGTACATGCCCTGTCAAGGGGGGTAATAATCACGTCgaggaaaaaaaatatttcaagGTGTTGTAATAAAGAAATAAACAGAACACCCAAATCCTTTTTCTCCCCTCAAAAAACAATCAAATGGATGTGTCTGTCTCTTTGGCAATACCTGATGCTTGTGACAGCTAACGTTCCAAAGCCAAACCCGATGGAGCACAGCTACTCTTGAGGgtcaaataaattaataataaatataataattattAAATAGGTGTAGGTGTGTATTTACTGCTCCGATGCCTGTGGAGCGCTTTGTGGCTCTGCTGTCTCCTGGCGGACCATGACTTGACCTGAGGCACTGCTGGGCTTGAGCCGCTGACCAGTCTTGCCACAGAACGTGCCCTGGAACTCCTGTTTGATGGAGTCCCCGTACACCTCTCTGACGTACTTGAGGAAGGCGGTGGTCCATTGCAGGGTGGTGGCTTTGTCCGTCTCGTGGTTACAGAACGGCGCCAGCACATTCAGCTCATCACAGCAGAAGCGGATCCTCCTCCTGCGGTTCCGCTCCTTGCTGTTGTGCCTCTCTCTGCGCTGGCTACTTTCCACTGGTGGCCCTCCTCTCTTCCTGGTGCCTGCTCCTCCAGCTGCTCTTCCCTCCACTGAGTTTGGGACAATGCCGGGGGCCTTGACAGCACAGGGTCCACGGGTCCTACCGCGTTTAGCAGTCTTCGCCACAGAATCATCTTCCACCTTCACCCAAACTTTCTCCTCTGTTGGGTTGGGGCTGTTGACGCATGGAACTTTGTCAGGCATCTTGTCTGGCCGATAGCTGAATGTGAAGTTCTTTGGAATGATCAACCCTTGATGCTTATTGGGTTCAAGCATATGAGGGACCATCCCAAACCCTTGACGGGCGCCAGCAATGGGGTTGAACATGCTTCCATATGGGTAtgacagctcaatagggttgccCCGATCTGACCACACCCACTTCTGCGGTTGTGGATGCATTGCTGCTTCTTGCGCCTCATTGGAGTGATGAAGCATTGTCAAAAAATTGGTAAGAGCTGCTGATTGCACATCCTATTGGTCTGGGGATGTCACAGGGGGTGCAGTTGAACCTCTTCTCCAAGCGAACTCGGGCGGGTGGGTTGGGCCTGGACAATAGCTGTGTGCTACCGTTGTTGTATGCTTCCAAGCCGCGTTCTTGGGTCGCATCCACTGCACTCCTGACTTTAGCCAACACGGAGCCGGGGACTTCACCGCAAGTGGTGGGGGTCCTTTCTCCAGGTATAACATTCCCGTCACTGACCAATACCATTTTAATTTCCTTGATGTCAACCTGTCGACCCTGGTTCAAGTCGCGAAAATGTACTGCTGCTCATCAGTTGAACTTGATATGACATCAGGTGGAGTGTTCGGTGGAGACTTTGCTGGGTATTCTGCTTCGCAGTTTGTGGTCGTAGGTTGGGGTGCAGGGCTTTCCATAGTGAATACGGTAGTGTTGAACCGGGCATCTCCAGATCCCTCTGGACCAGCCGCCTGTGCCTCCATGTGTGACTGGATGatgtgctgaaggtgggtgtacTCCACTTCGGTCATCTCCATCAGGTTGAGCTCAGTGCCCAAATTCTGGCTTTGATCATTTGGAACACAGCTGTTTTGGCTCATGATCACCTCCACCGAATCGGGGTTGTACTGCCCCAATGCAGGTGACACATGAATGGTTTTACAAGCCAAAGACTTCGACATCCTCGCGCATCTCAATCTCAGGGGATGCAGTATAATGACACTAGGATGTAACAAGGCTCATAGCTAGAAGGTTTCATTCCTTTAATTAAATAGTTTAATTGATAAAgttctaatctctcaatgttTAGCTCTACTCATTCATATTTTATTTAGAAGCATATTTGTATTTTTACTCAATCTAACTCACTTCAGCTGTAGCGGGAAATCCAATTTAACGTATCTGAGGGGATTgtagctcagatccagctctTTCATCTGGAAGGCTTCTGACCTCAAAGCTACGGCCAGGACAGAGGACACAATCTCAGGCAGTGTGATCAAACAGCCAGATAGCCTGTAAatgaaaataggaaaaataattATGGAAAAAATACAAATTTGTTTCAACATTAAAACTAGAAACATTGAAAATTGAAGAACAATCTATATCCATAAGTCAGCACAGCGATCAGCACAGAGATTAACCCCTTCAAATGTGTCATTTTCTTATTTGGTACTGCTGTACATACCTCAGTGCTTGCAGCTTGCAATGCTTGTGGAGGGCAACAGCAAGCAACTCTGCCCCCGGGTCCCCAAGGTCATTGCAGCTGAGGTCCAAGTTCTGAAGTTTTGAGGTGGGACAAGTCAGCACTTCGCAGATTGCCTTGACACCTccaactcccacatgattgtggcGTAGATTCAGGGTTTCCACCTTGCAGTTGGGGTTCCGCAGCCCACAGCAGAGGCGGATCACCCCTTCATCGCACAGGTTGTTGTGGCCCAGGTCCAGGACTGACAGACGAGAATTCTCAGACTGGAGAACTGAGGATACAGTTGCACACTCCAGTACTGTGATGCCACAGAAGTTGAGCCTGTGAAAAAGATTGAGTTCATAATTGCCATTACAAACTTTTCCATTTATAATTGACATGTGCGATTTAAATATGCTACACAAATAGTGAGTGATACTTACAACGCTCTAGTGCAAGACAGCAAAGCAGGAGCCAGTCTGCGAAAAGCTTCCTCCGAAGCTTTGTTATTCCTGAAGTCGAACTCTTCAGGCTTCTCTGACATAATGAACATATATGCCAGGAGAGAACACTGAAATGGAGTTGGCTGTGTGTCTGAAGGCGAGACTTggttgttgtcattctgaagtatGGTGTGGTCCTTCAGCTGAAGCACACAGTGGATCAAGTTGATGCATCTCTCTGGAGAGAGGTCCTTCCTTTTCAACATCTTGATATATCCGATTAACTTTTTGTTGCATTCTGAACTGCTGGTTGTTTTTCCCAGAATGTCTTGAAGGAGGTCCCGGCTGGAGTTGTGAGAGATCCCGAAAAGGAAGCGTGTGAAAAGGTCCAGGTGTCCATTTTGACTATCTAATGCAATGTCGAGCACACCTTTGAGGAAATCTAACAAAGTTCTCCCTTTCCTCTTTTTGATTAAGGCTTTCACTGAGTCAATCCTGCCATTTTCAAATTCATGAAATGCGTACAGAGCAGCAAAGAACTCCTGAACACTTAAGTGTACAAAACAATACAGCTTCCTTGGATACAGTCCATGCTCTAATTGTACAAGTTCTGTACACAGGCCAGGGCATGTAGCAGCGTCCACGACACTAATATCACAGTCTGTCAAGTGCTCTTCTGTAAAGAGCACATTCTGACTTACCAGGTTCTGATATGCTAGCTTTCCCAATTTCAAAATGATGTCTTTGTTTGACATCAAAGGACGTTGTTTGTCCTGTTTTGGTCCATGCTTCTCGAAACTGATCCTTGTTTGTATCCTTGTGTAATGGATGTACATTTCAGAGAGGGTTGTAAGCAAAGATCGAGGCTTTGGCCTgctcttgttgtctttactcagTATATCCTGAAGCACAGTTACTGCCATCCAGCAGAACACCGGTACATGACACATGATGTACAGGCTCCGGGTTGCTTTTATGTCTGAGATGATGCGGCTGGCCATCTCTGGATCTCTGATGTGTTTCCTGAAGTACTCGTCCTTTTGAGCATCATTGAACCCTCTGATCTCTGTAACTCGATGACAATAGTCTCTAGGGATCTGATTGGCAGCTACTGGACGGgaggttatccagaggagagcccTAGGGAGAAGATAGCCAGTGATGAGGTTTGTAAGCAAAACGTCCAGTGAAGCAGACTCAGACACATCAGATACCAGCCTGTTTTCAATTTCATCAAACTTTAGTTGTAGTTGGCTCTCATCCAGGCCGTCAAGGATGAACAAAACATTATGTTCATCATACATCTCCTTAACGTTTATGTCTTTACGTTCAGGGTAGAAGTGCTGAAGAAGTCCATGCAGACTGTGCTGGTCTTTTATCAAATTCAGCTTCCGGAAAGATAGGAGGAATACAAAATCGATTTCTTGATTCGCTTTTCCATCTGCCCAGTCCAAGTTGAGCTTCCGAGCTGCCACAGTTTTCCCAATGCCAGCGATTCCCTTTGTCACCACACACCTGATAGTTTCGTCTTCAGCAGGCTTGAAGATATCTTGGCATTTTATGACGGAGGCCTCAGAGAAGTCTTTGAGGTGTGCCGTCTCAGCCTGCCACACCTCGTGTTCCTTATTGATGCTGGTAGAATCACAGGTGACAATGTACAACTCTGTGTAGACCTTGTTAAGGACTGATGTGCTTTGGGTTTCAATACCCTCTAGTATGCATTCAGAATTCACCTTCTGGCGTTTTTTGATCTTGTCTTTGATGTGAAGGATGTCTTGAAAAAGAGCAACAAAAATAGAACAACAAATGTGTTATTTTGGgtgaaataatatacttttttccACTGGGATAACAACTGAATTTGACTTACTTTCCTTCTCCTTGCTGTGGTCATACAGTGGCACTGGGCTTAACTGTGGAATCTACAAGAATTAACAAAACAGACATTTAGATTTCAAATATCCTTTCAAATACAGagtttgaaaaatatatatagagtTAATGGTGGCAACACTCCATATTCTTATAAAGATTGTATATAAGAAATCCCATTAATTACCTGCTGGTCAATCTTTCCAGGGTACACATGGACTAgagataaaaaaaatattaaaaaacaTCACAATAAAGTAGGTtagcagagcaacttacaaagatgtatacaattttaaaaaaacAGAGATCCACCCATGTTTTGCCCCAAATTCCTGACACCGGCTTCTCTCACAATTATTTTCTATCTTCAGGTTATTTCCAACTGAAACACCAGAAAACGTTGGTGCACAAACGTTGCTTCCATTAGTTGCTGTGTATCCTCTGTGTTCAGCGAGTGGTCCTCCAGTGTGGTTGGCCTTAGACAGAGGTGTCACCTTGGGTGTGTAGGGGAAAGAAACAATAACAGATTAGCCTCGCCACCCCATATCAGAGATGTACTAGAGAGCGCATCTTCCATCTTCAGCAATGGCCACTTCTGTGACAGCATGGCCAGAGCCATTGTGGGCCATTTCTTCTTCTTTACTTCTATGAGTGTAGTGACGCTTCATAAATAAACTGAATAGGTTcataccgccacctactgtgctggagtgtagCTGCATACTGTGCTGCAGTGTGTATAGTTTAAACaggttgggctcccgagtggcgcagtggtctaaggcactgcatctcagtgctcgaggcgtcactacagacccccggttcgattccaggctgtaccatagggcggcgcacaattggcccaacgtcagtgccggagtaggccgtcattgtaaataagaatttgttcttaactgacttgcctagttaaataaaggtaaaataaaataaataaataaaaggtacagagccaaggttggtgatttactgccactTGCAGTTATAGAATGCTTgcttgtttagtgtgttaacacacttttggtggtttgttgtaaccaagtattggtgctattggtgctaaactgtgtgttattggatgctagcat
The sequence above is a segment of the Coregonus clupeaformis isolate EN_2021a chromosome 19, ASM2061545v1, whole genome shotgun sequence genome. Coding sequences within it:
- the LOC121551590 gene encoding NACHT, LRR and PYD domains-containing protein 3-like isoform X3, which produces MSARKDNYKRVKAEVRATLKSLKSKKFRRFKRHLCKKIDKSVKKMGVKDLVAVLMKKYGEEASNIVSSILKDSKLRQRKEKKRQSQQGFENEEIPIKEEMDDQQVTPLSKANHTGGPLAEHRGYTATNGSNVCAPTFSGVSVGNNLKIENNFHVYPGKIDQQIPQLSPVPLYDHSKEKENILHIKDKIKKRQKVNSECILEGIETQSTSVLNKVYTELYIVTCDSTSINKEHEVWQAETAHLKDFSEASVIKCQDIFKPAEDETIRCVVTKGIAGIGKTVAARKLNLDWADGKANQEIDFVFLLSFRKLNLIKDQHSLHGLLQHFYPERKDINVKEMYDEHNVLFILDGLDESQLQLKFDEIENRLVSDVSESASLDVLLTNLITGYLLPRALLWITSRPVAANQIPRDYCHRVTEIRGFNDAQKDEYFRKHIRDPEMASRIISDIKATRSLYIMCHVPVFCWMAVTVLQDILSKDNKSRPKPRSLLTTLSEMYIHYTRIQTRISFEKHGPKQDKQRPLMSNKDIILKLGKLAYQNLVSQNVLFTEEHLTDCDISVVDAATCPGLCTELVQLEHGLYPRKLYCFVHLSVQEFFAALYAFHEFENGRIDSVKALIKKRKGRTLLDFLKGVLDIALDSQNGHLDLFTRFLFGISHNSSRDLLQDILGKTTSSSECNKKLIGYIKMLKRKDLSPERCINLIHCVLQLKDHTILQNDNNQVSPSDTQPTPFQCSLLAYMFIMSEKPEEFDFRNNKASEEAFRRLAPALLSCTRALLNFCGITVLECATVSSVLQSENSRLSVLDLGHNNLCDEGVIRLCCGLRNPNCKVETLNLRHNHVGVGGVKAICEVLTCPTSKLQNLDLSCNDLGDPGAELLAVALHKHCKLQALRLSGCLITLPEIVSSVLAVALRSEAFQMKELDLSYNPLRYVKLDFPLQLNMDHTGESRNKPGLKKYASELTLDPSTANRFLSLSEGNRKVTRQRKARDYPSTQERFDECNQVLSKEDLGGRHYLEIECLHDVHIGMAYKRLKRNGAGDNVTLGRNALSWALYASKDKFYAQHEKIIHNLRLPEIKSDESYRIGVFLDRPAGLLSFNKISSESDKLTHLYTFHTTFTEPLYLGLRLQSPTSTISLK
- the LOC121551590 gene encoding NACHT, LRR and PYD domains-containing protein 3-like isoform X2 yields the protein MMSARKDNYKRVKAEVRATLKSLKSKKFRRFKRHLCKKIDKSVKKMGVKDLVAVLMKKYGEEASNIVSSILKDSKLRQRKEKKRQSQQGFENEEIPIKEEMDDQQVTPLSKANHTGGPLAEHRGYTATNGSNVCAPTFSGVSVGNNLKIENNFHVYPGKIDQQIPQLSPVPLYDHSKEKENILHIKDKIKKRQKVNSECILEGIETQSTSVLNKVYTELYIVTCDSTSINKEHEVWQAETAHLKDFSEASVIKCQDIFKPAEDETIRCVVTKGIAGIGKTVAARKLNLDWADGKANQEIDFVFLLSFRKLNLIKDQHSLHGLLQHFYPERKDINVKEMYDEHNVLFILDGLDESQLQLKFDEIENRLVSDVSESASLDVLLTNLITGYLLPRALLWITSRPVAANQIPRDYCHRVTEIRGFNDAQKDEYFRKHIRDPEMASRIISDIKATRSLYIMCHVPVFCWMAVTVLQDILSKDNKSRPKPRSLLTTLSEMYIHYTRIQTRISFEKHGPKQDKQRPLMSNKDIILKLGKLAYQNLVSQNVLFTEEHLTDCDISVVDAATCPGLCTELVQLEHGLYPRKLYCFVHLSVQEFFAALYAFHEFENGRIDSVKALIKKRKGRTLLDFLKGVLDIALDSQNGHLDLFTRFLFGISHNSSRDLLQDILGKTTSSSECNKKLIGYIKMLKRKDLSPERCINLIHCVLQLKDHTILQNDNNQVSPSDTQPTPFQCSLLAYMFIMSEKPEEFDFRNNKASEEAFRRLAPALLSCTRALLNFCGITVLECATVSSVLQSENSRLSVLDLGHNNLCDEGVIRLCCGLRNPNCKVETLNLRHNHVGVGGVKAICEVLTCPTSKLQNLDLSCNDLGDPGAELLAVALHKHCKLQALRLSGCLITLPEIVSSVLAVALRSEAFQMKELDLSYNPLRYVKLDFPLQLNMDHTGESRNKPGLKKYASELTLDPSTANRFLSLSEGNRKVTRQRKARDYPSTQERFDECNQVLSKEDLGGRHYLEIECLHDVHIGMAYKRLKRNGAGDNVTLGRNALSWALYASKDKFYAQHEKIIHNLRLPEIKSDESYRIGVFLDRPAGLLSFNKISSESDKLTHLYTFHTTFTEPLYLGLRLQSPTSTISLK